Proteins encoded within one genomic window of Desulfuromonas acetoxidans DSM 684:
- a CDS encoding protein-glutamate methylesterase/protein-glutamine glutaminase: protein MAKVKVLIVDDSAVVRQALQAVLESDPHIEVMATASDPFVAAERMKKQIPDVITLDVEMPRMDGLTFLQKIMSQHPIPVVICSSLAEKGSETLLKAMEFGAVDIIQKPLLGTKTFIEESRVLICDAIKAAAKTSGSLQPIRQRKVEPKHTADVVLSRASSKAMVQTTEKIIAVGASTGGTEALRVFLEQFPMDAPGIVVVQHMPENFTRGFAQRLDTLCQMSVKEAENGDSVVRGHVLIAPGNRHMLLKRSGARYYVELKDGPLVSRHRPSVDVLFRSTARYAGKNAIGVILTGMGDDGAKGMKEMKEAGAVTFAQNEASCVVFGMPNEAIKLGGVDKVLALSQIPRNVLDLC, encoded by the coding sequence ATGGCAAAAGTTAAAGTCCTGATTGTTGATGATTCGGCAGTTGTGCGACAGGCACTACAAGCTGTATTGGAAAGCGATCCCCATATTGAAGTCATGGCTACTGCCAGTGATCCTTTTGTTGCGGCGGAAAGGATGAAAAAACAGATTCCTGATGTCATCACCCTTGATGTTGAAATGCCGCGTATGGATGGATTGACTTTTCTTCAAAAGATCATGAGTCAGCATCCAATACCGGTGGTCATTTGTTCCAGTCTTGCCGAAAAAGGTTCTGAGACGTTATTGAAAGCGATGGAGTTTGGAGCCGTAGATATTATCCAAAAGCCTTTATTGGGCACCAAGACATTTATTGAGGAATCCCGGGTTCTGATCTGTGATGCGATTAAAGCTGCAGCGAAAACATCTGGGAGTCTGCAACCCATTCGTCAACGCAAAGTGGAACCAAAACATACCGCGGATGTTGTTTTGTCGCGCGCCAGTTCAAAGGCCATGGTTCAGACAACGGAGAAAATTATCGCGGTTGGGGCTTCCACAGGTGGTACTGAGGCTCTGCGTGTTTTCTTAGAACAGTTCCCTATGGATGCCCCAGGTATTGTTGTTGTCCAGCATATGCCGGAGAACTTTACCCGTGGTTTTGCTCAACGATTGGATACTTTGTGTCAGATGAGCGTAAAAGAGGCAGAAAATGGTGATTCCGTGGTTCGAGGTCATGTCCTAATCGCTCCGGGAAACCGTCATATGTTACTCAAGCGTAGTGGTGCTCGTTATTACGTGGAGCTTAAAGATGGACCCTTGGTATCACGACATCGCCCTTCCGTGGACGTTCTGTTTCGCAGTACGGCACGCTATGCCGGTAAAAACGCTATTGGGGTGATTTTGACTGGCATGGGGGATGATGGGGCCAAAGGGATGAAGGAGATGAAAGAAGCCGGAGCAGTGACTTTTGCCCAGAATGAAGCCTCCTGTGTTGTGTTTGGTATGCCCAATGAGGCGATTAAACTTGGCGGCGTTGATAAGGTTCTCGCTTTAAGTCAGATTCCACGTAACGTGCTTGATTTGTGCTAA
- a CDS encoding EAL domain-containing protein yields MTHRTSTKGLWLTLFILWTGLIFYFAWVEYRNQEQLIISMARSETLGSFNKDLLYRRWAAKQGGVYVIVSDYTPPNPYLDHVPNRDVVTTDGKHLTLVNPAYMTRQVHELGAAQYGSKGHITSLNPLRPENVPDDWERACLEQFEVRPNEITSIQFIDEQEHLRMIRPVYTEAMCLKCHGAQGYEEGNIRGGISVSIPLAPYREAQLNLFSKDMSHLFLLWCIGSVVLLVLRFQVQDRLRREDEVKQELGRSEEKYRVLFEESLIGICVADFESAEIVECNNYLAHLVERHPDELIGQPQRILHPDSEIDKSTGVSITFQKHHGEDFGTILNSQLITKNGKLRDVEVQGGVVSFGEKEYQYGLFLDVTERNKYEQQSYRLLQAIDQSPICILMATVDGTPVYVNQDFTRRKGFSLEECKNRLNPINIFIRERVNALGNNDNKYTSTDPWTEERQARTKDGKMYWERISIAPAYDLNQKCSHFVFIGEDITEEKENALHFEYLATHDNLTGLANRLLLHDRLDQLVLKAKRSHSLVFVMLLDLDRFKVINDSLGHDCGDRLLQLVAERLLDAVRESDTVARLGGDEFVVVFQETDSLADALHVAELILQKLSNPFNLDGRQLLVTASAGISYYPDHGISSLELLRHADVAMYKAKETQSDICVFEPSMDQHLLQSMELEADLRQAITRNELQVYYQPKVDASSEKVVGLEALLRWFSPDRGMISPGVFIPLAEQNGMILDIGLWVIEEVCRQLRQWCDQGYSVVPVAVNLSAKQFQSLDLPEQVSTIFDRYQIDSSWFEFELTESMIMQNPVSAIRIMEDLKKLGIRLAVDDFGTGYSSLNYLRRLPLDYLKIDRSFIDDVTMDFSADAVATSIIGIAKSLGMQTIAEGVETSAQLMFLRDNQCDFIQGFYFYKPMPAADISKQLIRC; encoded by the coding sequence ATGACGCATAGAACATCGACAAAAGGCCTGTGGCTTACGCTCTTTATTTTATGGACAGGGCTCATCTTTTATTTTGCCTGGGTGGAGTATCGTAATCAGGAACAGCTTATAATCAGTATGGCCCGGTCCGAGACTCTGGGTAGCTTCAATAAGGATTTGCTCTATCGGCGCTGGGCGGCAAAACAGGGTGGAGTTTATGTGATCGTTAGTGACTATACCCCTCCCAATCCTTATCTAGATCATGTTCCAAACCGTGATGTTGTCACGACAGATGGAAAACACCTCACGTTGGTCAATCCCGCTTATATGACCCGTCAAGTTCACGAACTTGGTGCTGCTCAATATGGTTCAAAGGGCCATATCACAAGTTTGAACCCGCTTCGTCCTGAGAATGTTCCGGATGATTGGGAGAGAGCTTGTCTCGAACAGTTTGAAGTTAGACCTAACGAGATTACTTCAATTCAATTTATTGATGAACAAGAGCATCTTCGTATGATTCGGCCCGTGTATACAGAAGCGATGTGCTTGAAGTGTCATGGGGCTCAGGGATATGAAGAGGGTAATATCCGCGGTGGCATCAGTGTTTCAATCCCTCTGGCACCCTATCGCGAAGCACAGTTAAATTTATTCAGCAAAGACATGTCCCATCTTTTTTTATTGTGGTGCATTGGTTCAGTCGTTTTGCTGGTTCTTCGTTTTCAGGTTCAAGATCGACTTCGTCGTGAGGATGAGGTGAAACAAGAACTTGGTCGTTCGGAGGAAAAATACCGTGTTTTGTTTGAAGAGTCTCTTATCGGAATTTGTGTCGCCGATTTTGAATCGGCTGAAATTGTAGAATGTAATAATTATTTGGCACATCTGGTGGAGCGGCATCCTGATGAATTGATTGGCCAACCGCAACGCATACTTCATCCAGACAGTGAAATAGATAAAAGTACTGGTGTCAGCATAACATTCCAAAAGCACCACGGCGAAGACTTTGGAACAATCCTGAATTCTCAATTAATTACAAAAAACGGAAAGTTGAGGGATGTTGAAGTTCAAGGGGGGGTAGTCTCTTTTGGAGAGAAAGAATACCAATATGGACTGTTTCTTGATGTAACTGAGCGCAATAAGTATGAACAACAGAGCTATCGCCTTTTGCAGGCAATTGATCAAAGCCCTATTTGTATATTGATGGCGACTGTTGATGGGACGCCCGTTTATGTCAATCAGGACTTTACGAGAAGGAAGGGATTTTCTCTCGAAGAATGTAAAAATCGTCTGAATCCTATTAATATATTTATCCGAGAGCGTGTAAACGCATTAGGTAATAATGACAACAAATATACCTCTACAGACCCATGGACAGAAGAGCGACAAGCAAGAACAAAAGATGGAAAAATGTACTGGGAGCGCATCTCTATCGCTCCAGCATATGACCTCAATCAGAAGTGTAGCCACTTTGTATTTATCGGTGAAGACATTACCGAGGAGAAGGAGAATGCTCTTCATTTCGAATATCTGGCAACACACGACAATTTAACCGGATTAGCGAATCGCTTATTGCTGCATGACCGTCTTGATCAATTAGTTTTAAAAGCCAAGCGGTCCCACTCTTTGGTATTTGTGATGTTGTTGGATCTTGATCGTTTTAAAGTTATTAATGACAGCCTTGGGCATGATTGTGGAGACCGGCTTCTTCAGCTTGTCGCGGAGCGTTTATTGGATGCCGTCCGTGAATCCGATACTGTCGCCCGTCTTGGAGGGGATGAGTTTGTTGTCGTTTTTCAGGAAACGGACAGTCTGGCTGACGCACTACATGTCGCAGAGTTGATCCTTCAGAAACTCTCAAACCCTTTTAATCTCGATGGAAGGCAACTTCTTGTTACCGCCAGTGCTGGAATCAGTTACTACCCCGATCATGGAATAAGCTCTTTAGAGTTGCTACGTCATGCTGATGTCGCTATGTATAAAGCCAAGGAAACTCAAAGTGATATCTGTGTTTTTGAGCCTTCGATGGATCAGCATCTGCTCCAATCTATGGAACTTGAAGCAGACTTGCGCCAAGCGATCACTAGGAATGAATTGCAGGTATACTATCAGCCTAAAGTCGATGCTAGTAGTGAAAAGGTTGTCGGCCTCGAAGCACTCTTGCGTTGGTTTTCTCCAGATAGAGGCATGATTTCACCTGGGGTCTTTATCCCTTTAGCTGAGCAAAACGGGATGATTCTTGATATCGGTTTGTGGGTAATCGAAGAGGTCTGTCGACAATTAAGGCAATGGTGTGATCAGGGGTATTCTGTTGTTCCTGTTGCGGTAAACCTTTCGGCAAAGCAGTTTCAATCGCTGGACCTCCCTGAGCAGGTTTCAACCATTTTCGATAGGTATCAGATCGATTCATCCTGGTTTGAATTTGAATTAACCGAGAGCATGATTATGCAAAATCCTGTTTCGGCGATCCGCATTATGGAAGATTTAAAAAAATTAGGTATCCGGCTTGCCGTGGACGATTTTGGTACTGGGTATTCTTCACTCAATTATCTTCGACGACTTCCCTTGGATTATTTGAAAATTGATCGTTCTTTTATTGATGATGTGACGATGGATTTTAGTGCGGATGCAGTAGCCACAAGTATTATTGGTATTGCTAAAAGCCTGGGTATGCAGACCATTGCAGAAGGAGTTGAGACCTCTGCGCAGTTGATGTTTTTGCGAGATAATCAATGTGATTTCATCCAAGGGTTTTATTTTTATAAACCAATGCCGGCTGCAGATATTTCTAAACAACTTATCCGTTGTTAA
- a CDS encoding GGDEF domain-containing protein, whose translation MDVIVWNKNFETGLAEVDKQHRHLVEITNRFGQILSDKNALCKEMEEIFTELVSYTQYHFSEEEHLMESTGIDSRHIAYHKNEHASFLQSVLHLYGESKLGRDTGKPLFEFLMNWLVYHILGSDRTFGEQVAFIQKGQAPQEAYENCEHQSDGAKGVLLEALNRLFHQVLSRNHALRELNQTLERRVDERTQELAEANQKLGDLAMTDFLTGLHNRRYALLSLETLWQEADSEGHPLACIMVDADGFKEINDTYGHDAGDKVLCLLSRQLKETVRTDDIVCRMGGDEFLIICPKTDIVGAMSVGELLHQAVCQLQYPLGGDLCQVRASIGVAALTQHVRTIEDLLVAADKGLYEAKKAGKNCVKRFQG comes from the coding sequence ATGGATGTCATTGTCTGGAATAAAAACTTTGAAACAGGTCTTGCCGAGGTCGACAAGCAACATCGTCACCTTGTTGAAATCACCAATCGTTTTGGACAGATTCTCTCGGATAAGAATGCCCTGTGCAAAGAGATGGAAGAAATTTTTACAGAGCTGGTGTCTTATACACAGTATCATTTTTCTGAAGAAGAACACTTGATGGAGTCGACTGGCATCGACTCTCGTCATATTGCCTACCATAAAAATGAACATGCCAGCTTTCTGCAGAGTGTTCTGCATCTCTACGGTGAAAGCAAACTGGGCCGCGATACGGGTAAGCCCTTATTCGAGTTTTTGATGAACTGGCTTGTTTACCACATTCTAGGTTCTGATCGAACTTTTGGTGAGCAAGTTGCTTTTATCCAAAAAGGGCAAGCACCTCAAGAGGCATATGAAAATTGTGAACATCAGTCAGATGGGGCGAAGGGCGTCCTTCTTGAAGCGCTCAATCGCTTATTTCATCAGGTGCTCAGCCGTAATCATGCGTTGCGTGAGTTGAATCAGACCCTTGAACGGCGTGTCGATGAACGAACCCAGGAGCTCGCCGAGGCCAATCAGAAGTTGGGAGATCTGGCCATGACGGATTTTTTGACGGGGCTTCATAATCGTCGCTATGCGCTGCTGTCTCTCGAAACATTGTGGCAAGAAGCGGATTCTGAAGGGCATCCACTGGCATGCATTATGGTGGATGCCGATGGGTTTAAGGAAATTAACGATACTTACGGCCATGATGCCGGAGATAAAGTGCTCTGCCTGTTGTCTCGTCAACTTAAAGAAACGGTAAGAACAGACGATATTGTGTGCCGCATGGGAGGCGATGAATTTTTGATTATTTGCCCGAAGACGGACATTGTGGGGGCAATGTCCGTCGGTGAGTTATTGCATCAGGCTGTTTGCCAGTTGCAGTATCCTCTGGGAGGCGATCTCTGTCAGGTCCGTGCGAGTATCGGAGTCGCGGCTTTGACGCAACATGTTAGAACCATTGAAGATCTGCTTGTGGCGGCAGATAAGGGTCTCTATGAGGCCAAAAAAGCCGGGAAAAACTGTGTAAAAAGATTTCAGGGATAA
- a CDS encoding CheR family methyltransferase — translation MVLTEQDFDRLSRYIYQELGITLSEKKKTMLTGRLSKRIRALRLGSITDYCDFLFSDEGQALERVHLFDVITTNKTDFFRESNHFDYLTQNILPGWQQGLSKSRSFKIWSAGCSSGEEPYTMAMVLEDYANKQSARSFDYEIIATDISTKVLDHAKQAIYHSDRIQPVPMEMRSRYLLRSKDRNNPLVRIAPVLRKKIRFGRLNFMDTDFSLPHQMDVIFCRNVIIYFDKKTQERLVCKFCRKLQPGGFLFLGHSESLHGFNVPLTQVAPTVYQCC, via the coding sequence ATGGTTTTGACAGAACAGGACTTTGACCGGCTTAGCCGTTACATTTATCAAGAGCTGGGTATCACTTTATCAGAAAAAAAGAAGACGATGCTCACAGGCCGTTTGTCAAAACGGATTAGGGCTTTGAGGCTTGGCAGCATCACGGATTACTGTGATTTTCTTTTTAGTGATGAGGGGCAGGCGTTAGAGCGAGTACATCTCTTTGACGTGATTACCACCAATAAAACGGACTTTTTCCGTGAATCCAACCATTTCGATTATCTAACTCAAAATATCCTTCCAGGTTGGCAACAGGGGCTTTCGAAATCGCGTTCATTCAAAATTTGGAGTGCCGGTTGCTCTTCAGGGGAAGAACCCTACACCATGGCCATGGTTTTGGAGGATTATGCAAACAAGCAGTCCGCACGTTCTTTTGATTACGAGATTATTGCCACGGACATTTCCACCAAAGTACTTGATCATGCCAAACAGGCCATTTACCACAGTGACCGGATCCAACCGGTTCCCATGGAGATGCGTTCACGCTATCTGTTGCGCAGTAAAGACCGCAACAACCCACTAGTTCGGATCGCTCCTGTGCTGCGTAAGAAAATCCGTTTTGGCAGATTGAATTTTATGGATACAGACTTTAGTCTGCCACATCAGATGGATGTTATTTTTTGCCGCAATGTCATCATCTACTTCGATAAAAAGACTCAGGAACGGCTTGTCTGTAAATTCTGTCGAAAATTACAGCCAGGAGGTTTTCTGTTCCTCGGTCATTCCGAATCGCTGCACGGCTTTAATGTGCCGTTAACCCAAGTGGCTCCGACGGTGTATCAGTGCTGTTGA
- a CDS encoding EAL domain-containing protein, with protein MKIRTQFLFVVFLSCLLSLLSTLFFFNGKVEENIHGRLTSQARSICSLLSLYQNQCRSSLLPGQTSSTVHKENLLTASAEKLAKTGQDGIQIRYAARFPNNENHQLLKGDNALVELFKKNPQLNEFSDLVEKSTMFFRYVQPIFYQDLCVGCHKKIQPGPRNDIAPALLVVEIPYTAFREEQKSKFYAIAAINSAGYFAMFIVLMMFMQKTVLKRLQSLETAAIRLGEGTYDQVELVYRDKAKNEFDILTNAFYEMKKAVVTREVSLKQKRRQICSMFHSHQSIMFLLDAEKYRVLDVNVAAERFYDMSSKALKAKSFYGIHGISESELDCLLSPCLDHRKEFVELPYQHVGELRYLEVRLSPVIVDQKECLFLIVHDITAQQKARQQLRKEYEFFQMVIDNMVDPVLVMDTSRHIKKANRAAMFLADGKIDETAEVCCYEAFHRGSLPCDYQSQSCPMHTVLKTGKPASVIKHLDEKNKTYEIQAAPYFDDMGNILGVIESFRDITKRLEVENSLVEHERKIYDLTHYDSATGLPNRSVLIDRLNQAIYRALFNNSSLALLSLTLDRFKKINETMGHHVGDCLLQEIAQRLKKLTCDHSSLAKDSGSQFFLLIEGDPKEVVFDFADEVLTEVKQSFFANGQELIPSGSIGIAFYPDHAENATELLARADVAMRLSKDDMGGGAVMVYDPKYGEVAPQSLRMEADLKHALENNQLHLHYQPQFDLKNAGLVGVEALIRWNHPTEGPVSPGEFIPLAEETGLIHPLGRWVLREACRQAKFWQNNFARIVPVAVNVSSLQLKKNNFVHVLEECLNEFQIDPQLIELEITESAVMDRLEKSMELLNAIKGLGFNLAIDDFGTGYSSLSYLKKFPFSKLKIDRSFVMDLETDENDAAIITAIISMATSLGLKTIAEGVETVEQKHFLTDHGCDEVQGFLLSRPLSADAIEEMYLSSKIDA; from the coding sequence GTGAAAATTCGTACTCAGTTTTTGTTTGTTGTTTTTCTCTCTTGTCTGCTCTCTTTGCTTTCGACTCTGTTTTTCTTTAATGGCAAAGTTGAAGAAAATATTCACGGACGTCTTACTTCGCAAGCACGCAGTATCTGTTCTTTACTCTCTCTTTATCAAAATCAATGTCGCTCAAGTCTTTTACCGGGGCAGACATCATCAACAGTTCACAAAGAAAATCTTTTAACTGCATCAGCAGAGAAGCTTGCCAAGACTGGTCAGGATGGTATCCAGATTCGTTATGCGGCGCGGTTTCCCAACAATGAAAATCACCAGCTCTTGAAAGGCGATAACGCTCTTGTCGAGCTGTTCAAGAAAAATCCGCAGCTCAATGAGTTCAGTGATCTTGTTGAAAAATCAACGATGTTTTTTCGTTATGTTCAACCGATCTTTTATCAGGATTTATGTGTGGGGTGCCATAAGAAGATACAACCTGGCCCGCGCAACGATATCGCACCGGCTCTTCTAGTCGTAGAAATCCCCTACACCGCCTTTCGCGAGGAACAAAAAAGTAAATTTTACGCAATCGCAGCAATTAATTCTGCGGGATATTTTGCAATGTTTATCGTTTTGATGATGTTCATGCAGAAGACCGTTCTTAAGAGATTGCAGAGCTTGGAAACTGCAGCTATTCGACTTGGAGAGGGAACCTATGATCAGGTTGAGTTAGTTTACCGCGACAAAGCAAAAAATGAATTCGATATTCTGACAAATGCTTTTTATGAAATGAAAAAAGCAGTTGTTACTCGTGAAGTCAGCCTCAAGCAGAAACGACGCCAAATTTGCAGCATGTTTCATTCTCACCAGTCGATTATGTTTTTGCTCGATGCCGAGAAATACCGTGTATTGGATGTCAATGTGGCTGCAGAACGTTTCTATGATATGTCGTCTAAAGCGCTTAAGGCCAAAAGCTTTTATGGGATACACGGGATTTCAGAGTCAGAGTTGGACTGTCTTTTGTCTCCTTGCCTCGATCATCGTAAGGAGTTTGTTGAACTTCCGTATCAGCATGTAGGGGAGTTGCGTTATCTTGAAGTGCGGTTGAGTCCTGTCATTGTCGATCAAAAAGAGTGTTTATTTCTCATTGTTCACGATATTACAGCGCAGCAGAAAGCACGTCAGCAGTTGAGAAAGGAGTATGAGTTTTTTCAGATGGTGATCGACAATATGGTTGATCCTGTTCTGGTAATGGACACCTCCCGACATATCAAAAAGGCCAATCGGGCTGCCATGTTTTTGGCGGATGGGAAAATCGATGAAACAGCTGAGGTCTGTTGTTATGAAGCATTTCATCGTGGCAGTCTGCCTTGTGATTATCAATCTCAGTCCTGTCCCATGCATACTGTCTTGAAAACCGGAAAACCTGCTTCCGTTATTAAGCATCTTGATGAGAAAAATAAGACCTATGAAATCCAAGCCGCTCCATACTTTGATGACATGGGAAATATCTTGGGTGTGATCGAATCATTTCGCGATATTACCAAGCGACTTGAGGTGGAAAATAGCTTGGTTGAACATGAACGTAAAATATACGACTTGACCCATTATGATAGTGCGACCGGTTTGCCGAACCGTTCCGTGTTGATTGACCGTCTTAATCAGGCCATCTACCGGGCTCTGTTTAATAATTCTTCCCTGGCTCTTTTGAGTCTAACCCTCGATCGTTTTAAAAAAATAAATGAGACCATGGGGCATCATGTCGGTGACTGCCTATTGCAGGAGATTGCTCAACGGTTGAAAAAGCTCACATGTGATCATTCTTCGCTGGCGAAAGATTCTGGAAGCCAGTTCTTCTTATTGATTGAAGGGGACCCGAAAGAGGTGGTGTTTGATTTTGCGGATGAAGTTTTGACCGAGGTCAAGCAGAGTTTTTTTGCCAACGGACAAGAATTGATTCCTTCGGGAAGCATAGGTATTGCTTTCTACCCTGACCATGCCGAGAATGCCACCGAATTACTGGCCCGTGCAGATGTTGCGATGCGTCTCTCTAAAGACGATATGGGTGGTGGGGCCGTGATGGTTTATGATCCAAAATATGGTGAGGTCGCCCCGCAAAGCTTGCGTATGGAAGCTGATCTTAAACATGCCTTAGAGAACAATCAACTTCATCTTCATTATCAACCACAATTCGATCTTAAAAATGCTGGCCTCGTGGGGGTTGAAGCACTGATTCGTTGGAACCATCCAACTGAAGGACCGGTTTCTCCCGGTGAGTTCATCCCCCTTGCTGAAGAAACTGGCTTGATCCATCCGCTTGGTCGTTGGGTGTTGAGAGAGGCTTGCCGACAGGCAAAGTTCTGGCAAAACAACTTTGCTCGCATCGTGCCCGTCGCTGTAAATGTTTCGAGCCTGCAGTTGAAAAAGAACAACTTTGTTCATGTGTTGGAAGAATGCCTGAATGAATTTCAGATAGATCCTCAATTGATTGAACTGGAAATTACGGAAAGTGCAGTTATGGATCGTTTGGAAAAATCCATGGAGCTGTTAAATGCCATTAAAGGTCTGGGGTTCAATCTGGCGATCGATGATTTTGGCACTGGCTATTCATCTCTGAGCTATTTAAAAAAGTTCCCGTTCTCAAAGCTGAAAATAGATCGTTCTTTTGTTATGGATCTGGAAACTGACGAGAATGATGCCGCAATTATAACTGCGATTATTTCTATGGCGACAAGCCTTGGTTTGAAGACGATTGCCGAAGGTGTTGAGACCGTAGAGCAAAAACACTTTTTAACGGACCATGGGTGTGATGAAGTCCAAGGTTTCTTGTTGAGTCGTCCTCTTTCTGCTGATGCTATAGAAGAGATGTACTTATCATCAAAAATCGACGCCTGA